In Deltaproteobacteria bacterium, the following proteins share a genomic window:
- the trpC gene encoding indole-3-glycerol phosphate synthase TrpC, translated as MHSKLIEIIAEKEREVRELKKKTAPFPQFPGLPLRRDFKKAIGQSGKINLIAEIKFASPSAGIIREKMDPIEIGRIYEEAGAAAISFLTDQKFFGGDLKLLPFFKKAVALPVLRKDFIIDEIQIKESFHGGADAILLIARILSENRLRNFLDLSRQLGMAALVEVHDREDLEKAKVCGAEMIGINNRDLSTFEVNLQTTLDLAPLIPKGCIRVSESGITHKEDIRLLAEKGIQAVLVGTSLMKSDNLLEKTRELIEAGRRKERYKV; from the coding sequence ATGCATTCCAAGTTGATCGAAATAATCGCTGAAAAGGAAAGAGAGGTCCGGGAGCTGAAAAAAAAGACGGCCCCCTTTCCTCAATTCCCCGGCCTGCCTCTGCGAAGGGATTTTAAAAAGGCCATCGGACAATCAGGAAAAATTAATCTGATCGCCGAGATCAAGTTTGCCTCTCCGTCGGCCGGTATCATCCGGGAAAAGATGGACCCCATCGAAATCGGCCGGATTTATGAAGAGGCCGGAGCCGCCGCCATCTCCTTTCTGACCGATCAAAAATTTTTCGGTGGAGACCTGAAGCTCTTGCCGTTTTTTAAAAAGGCCGTGGCCCTGCCGGTATTGCGCAAGGATTTCATCATTGATGAGATTCAGATAAAAGAATCCTTCCATGGGGGGGCCGATGCCATTCTGCTGATCGCCCGAATATTATCCGAAAACCGGTTGAGAAATTTTCTTGATCTCAGTCGTCAACTGGGCATGGCCGCCCTGGTTGAGGTCCATGATAGAGAGGATCTTGAAAAAGCCAAGGTTTGTGGCGCCGAAATGATCGGGATCAATAACCGGGATTTATCTACCTTTGAGGTCAACCTCCAGACTACCCTTGATCTGGCCCCTCTCATCCCGAAAGGCTGTATCCGGGTCAGCGAAAGCGGCATTACGCATAAGGAAGATATCCGTCTTTTGGCGGAAAAGGGGATTCAGGCCGTTCTGGTGGGAACCTCGTTGATGAAAAGTGATAATCTCCTGGAAAAAACCAGGGAGTTGATTGAAGCAGGAAGGAGGAAAGAAAGGTATAAGGTCTAA